AGCTGCCGCTGAGCGAACATCAGCAGCAGCGTATCCGGCAATTGCTGGAGTCCTAAACCGCCCGGGGGCGCAGGAACAAGGCAGGCAGCGCCACCAGCGCCATCACCCAGAACAGATGCCCCTGCAAAGGGGTAAACAGCACGCCACAAATCATGGTCATCACCGCGATCCCGCCGCCCATCGCCAGCGCCGAATACAGCGATTGCAGACGGATCACCTCCGCGCCTTGACGGGCCGCGATAAAGCGCATCGCCGCCAGATGGCAAACGGTGAAGCTGCCGCAGTGCAGAATCTGCCCGACAATCAGCAGCGGTAATGCGGTGCTGGCTCCGAGTAGCGTCCAGCGCACCAGCGCGCACACGCAGGAAAGCAGCAACAGGTCGCGTGCCGTCCAGCGGCGGAATAGCCAGTTGCTGAGCGCGAACACGATGATTTCCGCCACCACCCCGAGCGACCAAAGATAGCCTACGGTGCGGGCTGAATAGCCGGATTCCTGCCACCAGATAGCACTGAAGCTGTAATAGGCAGCATGTGCGCCCTGCATCAGGGTCACGCACAACATAAAGCGCCAGACGGCGTTTTCGCGCAGCAGATTACGCCAGACAGACCAGCCGCCACTCGCCCCCTGACGTGCATCGCCCTGCGGTTGCGTTTTCGGCGGCAACATCATGCCGGACAACATCGACAGCACCCCGACCGACAGCAGCACCAGAATCGCCTGCGACGAAAACTCGCTCACCAGCATCCCGGTCAGCGCCGAGCTGATCACAAACGCCAGCGATCCCCATAAGCGCACCGGACCATAGGCAAGACCGATTTGCTGCGTCCAGGTGGCCGCCAGCGCATCGCTCAGCGGCACCAGCGGCGAAAAGAACAGGTTAAAACCAATCATCACCAACAGCAGCCACAGCCACTGGCCGCCCAGCCAGAAGCCGAGCGCGAACAGACAGGTCAGCAGCGCCAACAGACGTAGTGCGCGAATCAAATGGGAGGGGGTTTTTACTTGCGAAGCAATCAACAGGCTGCCGACAAAGCGTGCCACCATGCCGCAACCGATCATCAGACCGATTTTTTCCGCATCTAACCCCAAGCCTTTGAGCCACACACTCCAGAAGGGTAAGTAGATGCCGTAACAGAAAAAGTAGGTGAAGTAACTGAGGCCCAGCCATTTAGCCGATCCGAGGGTCATACAAACTCCGCAGGGTAATTATCCATGTTATTATTTTGCGCGGTACTTTGTCAGAGCCATGAGTAAAAGGGAATAGAAAAAAGGATTATCTGCCGCCGTCAACGCTGAGGGTTTGTCCTGTCACCCAGTTCGCCCAGTCCGACGCGAAATACAGTACCGCGTGGGCAATGTCCTCGGCCACGCCAAGTCGTCGCAATGCAATATTGTCAATCAAGCGCTGCTGGCCAGCACTGCCCATCGCCTCCCACTGTTTTTCGGTAGAGGGATTGCTGCGAATAAATCCGGGGGCCACGTTATTGACGGTGATGTTCCACGGTCCCAACTCATGGGCCAATTGACGTGTCAGGCCAATTTGTCCGGCCTTGGCACTGGCGTAAGCCTGGATACCGGTAAGACTGACATCCAGCCCGGCACGGCTGGAGATATTGATAATGCGACCAAATTGCCGCGCTTTCATCCCGGCCACCGCCGCCTGCGACATTAAAAACACCCCGTTGAGGTTAACATCGACAATCGCCTGCCACTGCGCGAAGGTGACATCTTCCAGCGGCTGCCCCACCTGCCTGACCACGCCGCCCGCGTTGTTGACCAGCGTATCGACCTGAAGCTGACGCGACGCCAGGGTGCTAAATAAGGCATTT
The DNA window shown above is from Pantoea sp. At-9b and carries:
- a CDS encoding 3-phenylpropionate MFS transporter, which codes for MTLGSAKWLGLSYFTYFFCYGIYLPFWSVWLKGLGLDAEKIGLMIGCGMVARFVGSLLIASQVKTPSHLIRALRLLALLTCLFALGFWLGGQWLWLLLVMIGFNLFFSPLVPLSDALAATWTQQIGLAYGPVRLWGSLAFVISSALTGMLVSEFSSQAILVLLSVGVLSMLSGMMLPPKTQPQGDARQGASGGWSVWRNLLRENAVWRFMLCVTLMQGAHAAYYSFSAIWWQESGYSARTVGYLWSLGVVAEIIVFALSNWLFRRWTARDLLLLSCVCALVRWTLLGASTALPLLIVGQILHCGSFTVCHLAAMRFIAARQGAEVIRLQSLYSALAMGGGIAVMTMICGVLFTPLQGHLFWVMALVALPALFLRPRAV
- a CDS encoding SDR family NAD(P)-dependent oxidoreductase produces the protein MHNPFDYAQRTVLVTGAAQGFGRAICLAFAARGAQVIACDIQQTQVEETAALCGEGALAFTVDISSPEAINALFSTLASRQLQVDTLVNNAGGVVRQVGQPLEDVTFAQWQAIVDVNLNGVFLMSQAAVAGMKARQFGRIINISSRAGLDVSLTGIQAYASAKAGQIGLTRQLAHELGPWNITVNNVAPGFIRSNPSTEKQWEAMGSAGQQRLIDNIALRRLGVAEDIAHAVLYFASDWANWVTGQTLSVDGGR